The following are encoded together in the uncultured Sphaerochaeta sp. genome:
- a CDS encoding carbohydrate ABC transporter permease produces MRGMRATTNLKKTGIYIVCIFLALLSIFPFWVMFMNATRSTFEIQQSSIGLIPSKYLLNNWQILQGKTFDPIVGFINSMLISTGATLCAVYFSSLTAYALVAYSWKLRQPFFTFIMAVMMIPTQVSGIGFYQFMYRIGWTNSLWPLIIPATATPAMVFFMRQYLMASLSLDIVDSARIDGSREFNTFNRIILPIMKPAMATQAIFTFVFNWNRLFEPLILLTDGDKYTMPIMVSLLRGDIYKTEYGAVYLGLSMTVLPLFIVYFSLSKHIIAGVALGALKE; encoded by the coding sequence ATGAGAGGAATGAGAGCAACAACCAACCTGAAAAAAACAGGAATTTATATAGTATGCATTTTCTTGGCACTCTTGAGCATTTTCCCTTTCTGGGTCATGTTCATGAACGCAACGCGCAGTACCTTTGAGATTCAGCAGAGTTCCATTGGATTAATCCCTTCCAAGTACTTGCTGAATAACTGGCAGATACTTCAGGGAAAGACCTTTGATCCCATCGTCGGCTTTATAAATTCCATGCTCATCAGCACAGGGGCAACCCTCTGCGCTGTGTATTTCTCATCGCTGACAGCGTATGCCCTGGTTGCTTACAGTTGGAAACTGCGCCAGCCATTCTTTACCTTTATTATGGCTGTCATGATGATTCCGACGCAGGTAAGTGGTATTGGGTTTTATCAGTTCATGTACCGCATCGGGTGGACCAACAGCCTTTGGCCTTTAATTATTCCAGCTACAGCCACCCCTGCAATGGTGTTCTTCATGCGGCAGTACCTGATGGCATCGCTCTCTTTGGATATTGTAGACTCTGCAAGAATAGACGGTTCTAGGGAGTTCAATACCTTCAACAGGATTATCCTGCCTATCATGAAACCGGCTATGGCAACCCAGGCAATCTTCACTTTTGTATTCAACTGGAATCGTTTGTTTGAACCTTTGATTCTGCTTACCGATGGTGACAAGTACACCATGCCCATCATGGTCAGCCTACTCAGGGGAGATATCTACAAGACCGAGTATGGTGCTGTATACCTCGGGTTGTCGATGACAGTTCTACCCTTGTTCATCGTCTACTTCTCTCTCTCAAAGCACATTATTGCTGGAGTTGCACTAGGAGCACTGAAAGAGTAG